The following proteins are encoded in a genomic region of Synechococcus sp. ROS8604:
- a CDS encoding phycocyanobilin:ferredoxin oxidoreductase has product MSESTNGLELHPLVTSLAEQIRTCRTALPDLSPLAVDPAFEEISGMLDGETLFIRNELHQCLGLRKLHLEIARLGMGLQILHCVFFPDPRFDLPVFGADIVASKAGISAAIVDLSPVCNALPEAVSQPLSALQLPPFQQVRDLPAWGTIFSPYVKFIRPVDQQEETWFVDLVADYLNILRQAILATAPDALDSLPTIDRHQGQLSYCRQQKRNDKTRRVLEKAFGSAWADRYIEDMLFDDPPPLL; this is encoded by the coding sequence TAGCGGAGCAAATTCGCACGTGCCGGACAGCTCTCCCAGACCTCTCCCCTCTTGCTGTAGACCCAGCATTTGAGGAGATCAGCGGCATGCTGGATGGTGAAACGCTCTTCATTCGCAACGAGCTGCATCAATGCCTTGGTCTCCGCAAACTGCACCTTGAGATTGCTCGCCTAGGCATGGGATTGCAGATCCTCCACTGCGTCTTTTTTCCAGATCCGAGGTTCGACCTACCCGTATTTGGTGCCGATATTGTTGCCAGCAAAGCGGGTATTTCGGCGGCGATCGTTGATCTCTCCCCTGTCTGCAATGCCTTACCAGAGGCGGTGAGTCAACCGCTCAGTGCTCTTCAATTGCCGCCGTTTCAGCAGGTAAGAGACTTGCCCGCGTGGGGAACCATTTTTTCCCCCTATGTGAAATTCATTCGACCCGTTGATCAGCAAGAAGAGACCTGGTTCGTTGACCTTGTCGCTGACTATCTCAACATCCTGCGCCAGGCGATTCTGGCAACCGCTCCCGATGCTCTTGATTCACTCCCTACGATCGATCGTCATCAAGGCCAACTCTCCTATTGCCGGCAACAGAAACGCAACGACAAGACCCGACGCGTCTTAGAGAAAGCCTTCGGAAGCGCTTGGGCCGATCGCTACATCGAGGACATGCTCTTCGACGATCCTCCACCTCTTCTATGA
- a CDS encoding HlyD family efflux transporter periplasmic adaptor subunit: MKQLPLWVMVGVLGAAVVGAGVWITRRPATKVQPAAAVQKVRAPEAVAALGQLKPAGEVRRLAAPMSGAGGTPRIAALLVKEGDPIRKGQPLAIFDNRPQIAAEIAEVDAQIQSAALEVKLQQREVSRYAAAAKVGAAAMVLYEEKQDELKRFQQEGFELSAKRRSLEADLAESELLSPIDGVVLKIHSRVGERPGSDGVMEVGASQTMEALVEVYESDINRISIGQSVSLISENGGFKGSLEGRVERITPQVRQRKVLSTDPTGDADARVIEVDVVLSPESEKRVTQLSGLKVIARFKTP; this comes from the coding sequence ATGAAGCAATTACCTCTATGGGTGATGGTTGGGGTGCTCGGAGCTGCCGTTGTCGGAGCCGGTGTCTGGATCACGCGCCGGCCGGCAACGAAAGTCCAACCCGCTGCCGCGGTTCAAAAAGTACGTGCTCCGGAAGCGGTTGCTGCCCTCGGCCAACTCAAGCCTGCAGGAGAAGTCCGTCGCTTGGCGGCACCGATGAGTGGCGCTGGTGGTACGCCGCGCATTGCCGCCTTGCTGGTGAAGGAAGGGGACCCGATTCGCAAGGGTCAACCCTTGGCAATCTTTGATAACCGACCCCAAATCGCGGCCGAAATCGCTGAGGTGGACGCCCAAATCCAATCGGCTGCGCTCGAAGTGAAACTGCAACAGCGAGAGGTGTCCCGCTATGCAGCAGCGGCCAAGGTGGGAGCAGCTGCCATGGTGCTCTATGAGGAAAAACAAGATGAGCTCAAACGCTTTCAACAGGAAGGCTTCGAGCTGAGCGCAAAGCGACGAAGCCTCGAGGCCGACCTTGCTGAAAGCGAACTGCTCTCTCCCATTGATGGCGTCGTGCTCAAAATTCATAGCCGCGTCGGCGAGCGTCCGGGCAGCGACGGTGTGATGGAGGTCGGAGCCAGCCAAACCATGGAGGCCCTGGTGGAGGTGTATGAGTCGGATATCAATCGCATTTCAATTGGCCAATCCGTCAGCTTGATTAGCGAAAACGGCGGATTCAAAGGATCACTCGAAGGACGCGTCGAACGCATCACCCCCCAGGTGCGACAGCGAAAAGTGCTTTCAACCGATCCCACCGGTGATGCCGATGCCAGGGTCATCGAAGTGGATGTGGTTCTTTCTCCAGAGTCGGAAAAAAGAGTGACGCAACTCTCGGGTCTAAAAGTCATTGCCCGCTTCAAGACCCCATGA